A genomic region of Miscanthus floridulus cultivar M001 chromosome 3, ASM1932011v1, whole genome shotgun sequence contains the following coding sequences:
- the LOC136545262 gene encoding rRNA-processing protein EBP2-like: MIKRRYFRQDHGGNSGSSSSSSSSGCDSDRDSAEDAVSSEEVEEVQEEEAVREESGEEKEEELEQQIEEESSGYQSEDNSGNDVDDASIDDDEHSSPRIQERREISLPIKKSSSADADSAKSADNTDDTVDADFPNCILKCKSVFKCKLCPRLICLNEEMVKIHLKSKRHARSEKLLGEGRLKLMLNSDGELEEEQETHAERHARTIALSQQVQKPKKDSGRQRQNRRKKRSRNNLEKKQEAQNSNKKQRKAK, translated from the exons ATGATCAAGAGGCGCTACTTCAGGCAGGACCACGGCGGTAACAGTGGCTcctcatcgtcttcctcctcatcaggttgTGACTCAGACAGAGATTCAGCAGAAGATGCAGTCAGCAGTGAGGAAGTAGAGGAGGTGCAAGAAGAGGAAGCAGTCCGGGAAGAATCAggagaagaaaaggaagaagaactAGAACAACAGATTGAAGAAGAAA GTTCAGGATACCAAAGTGAGGACAACTCTGGGAATGATGTTGACGACGCATCTATAG ACGATGATGAACATAGCAGCCCAAGAATTCAAGAACGTCGCGAAATAAGTTTGCCCATTAAAAAATCTTCTAGTGCTGACGCTGACTCTGCCAAAAGTGCTGATAACACAGATGATACCGTTGATGCAGATTTTCCTAACTGCATCCTGAAATGCAAATCTGTGTTTAAGTGCAAGCTCTGTCCTAGGCTCATATGCTTAAATGAGGAGATGGTCAAGATACATCTGAAATCGAAG AGGCATGCTCGTTCCGAGAAACTACTAGGAGAAGGGAGGCTTAAACTGATGCTCAACAGTGATGGTGAACTGGAGGAAGAGCAAGAGACACATGCTGAACGACACGCTCGGACTATAGCTCTCTCTCAG CAAGTACAAAAACCAAAGAAGGATTCAGGTAGGCAGCGACAAAATCGGAGAAAGAAG AGATCTCGGAATAATCTGGAGAAGAAACAGGAGGCACAGAACTCCAATAAAAAGCAACGCAAGGCTAAATGA